The Candidatus Coatesbacteria bacterium genomic interval GCGCGAGGAAACCGGCAACGGCGCCGGCGAGGTCGGCGAAGATGAACTCGAGGTCGGCGACTCAGCGGCGGTTCGCCGGGACTAAGACCCTGCGGGGTCCACCGACCGCACGTTATCAGGCCGGGGCGTATCGTCCCCAACCTGCGCGAGCAGATAATCCAGGGCCCGGTTGGGGGGACGTCCCCGTCCCGGGCCGCCGCCATCCAGAGGAGTAAATGCCGCTCAAGCGACAGCTCAGCCTGCTGGACGCCTTCAGCGTCGGCGCCGGGGCGATGGTCTCCTCGGGGCTCTTCGTCCTGCCCGGGTTGATCTACGGCCGCGTCGGACCCGCCGTGATACTGGCCTACCTGGCCGCCGGGGTGCTGATGATCCCGACGATGCTCACCATCAGCGAATTATCGACGGCCATGCCCAAGGCCGGCGGCAACTACTTCTTCGTCACCCGTGGCCTGGGGGCCCTGGCGGGAACCGTCGGCGGCCTGTCCGACTGGTTCTCGGTGACCCTCAAGAGCACCTTCGCCCTGATCGGCATCGGTGCCTTCGCCAAGCTGGCCTTCCCCGGCTTGGACGAAACGGGCTTCAAGCTGGTCGCCGCCGGTGGCGCCGTGCTGTTCACCCTGCTCAATCTCTTCTCGGTCAAGATCGCCGGCAAGGTTCAGGTCGTGCTGACCCTCTCCCTGCTGGGCATCCTGATCTATTACACCGTCGCCGGCCTCGGCTCGTTGGATCTGGACCGCTTCGAACCCTTTTTCGCCTTCTCCGAACAAGGAACCTCCTATGCCTTATTCGCCTCGACGGTGGGGATGGTCTTCATCAGCTACGGCGGTTTGACCAAGGTCGCCAGCCTGGGCGAGGAGATCCGCGATCCGGTGCGCAACATCCCCCGGGCGATGTTCATCGCCTTCATCGTCGTCCAGTTGTTGGGGGTTTTCGCCGTGGCGGTCACCGTGGGCCTGATCGGCGGCGACGGTCTGGCCGGTTCTCTGACCCCCTTCTCCGACGGCGGCCTGGTCTTCGGCGGCCGGGCGGGGCAGATCATCCTGGCGGCGGCGGCGATGATGGCCTTCATCACCACGGCCAACGCCGGGATCATGTCCGCCGGGCGGGTGCCGCTGGCCATGAGCCGGGACCACCTGACCCCGCCGCTGTTCGCCCGGGTCTCGACCAAACGCAACACCCCGGTGATCTCCCTCGTCTTCACCGGCGGCGTGATGATCATCCTGATCCTGTTCCTCGATCTCGAGGGTCTGGTCAAGGTGGCCAGCGCCAGCCTGCTGTTCATGTTCTGCCTGGCCAACCTCTCCCTCATCGCCCTGCGCCTCTCCAAGCAGTGCAACTACCGGCCGCACTTCCGCGTGCCGCTGTTCCCCGTGCTACAGGTGCTGGCCATCGCCGCCTACCTCTTCCTGATCACCCAACTGGGCACCAAGACCCTGCTGCTGTTCGGCGGCCTGGTTCTCCTCGGGCTCATCTGGTACTTCGTCTACGCCCGCCGTCACGTGCGCAGCCAGTCCGCCCTCGTCGCCTTGACCGAGCGCGTCCTGTCGCGCAAGCTGGGCGGCGACAAGGTGACCGACCTGTCCTCCGAGCTGCGCGAGATCGTCAAGGAGCGCGACGAGATCGTCTTCGACCGCTTCGACGAGCTGGTCAAGGAGGCCGAGATCCTCGACATCGACGAGGAGCTGACCGCCGACGAGCTGTTCCATCTGCTGGCCGAGCACCTCGACCGCCACCTGCACCTCGACCGCGAGACCATCTACCAACTCCTCGTCGAGCGCGAGGCCGAATCGACCACGGCGATCAGCCCCGGGTTGGCCATCCCCCACGTCATCTGCCCCGGCGAGAACCGCTTCGACCTGATGATGGTCCGCTGTCTACCCGGGATCGACTTCGGCGGCCACACCGGACCCGTGCAGTTCGTCTTCGTCCTCGCCGGCAGCCGCGACGAGCGCA includes:
- a CDS encoding amino acid permease translates to MPLKRQLSLLDAFSVGAGAMVSSGLFVLPGLIYGRVGPAVILAYLAAGVLMIPTMLTISELSTAMPKAGGNYFFVTRGLGALAGTVGGLSDWFSVTLKSTFALIGIGAFAKLAFPGLDETGFKLVAAGGAVLFTLLNLFSVKIAGKVQVVLTLSLLGILIYYTVAGLGSLDLDRFEPFFAFSEQGTSYALFASTVGMVFISYGGLTKVASLGEEIRDPVRNIPRAMFIAFIVVQLLGVFAVAVTVGLIGGDGLAGSLTPFSDGGLVFGGRAGQIILAAAAMMAFITTANAGIMSAGRVPLAMSRDHLTPPLFARVSTKRNTPVISLVFTGGVMIILILFLDLEGLVKVASASLLFMFCLANLSLIALRLSKQCNYRPHFRVPLFPVLQVLAIAAYLFLITQLGTKTLLLFGGLVLLGLIWYFVYARRHVRSQSALVALTERVLSRKLGGDKVTDLSSELREIVKERDEIVFDRFDELVKEAEILDIDEELTADELFHLLAEHLDRHLHLDRETIYQLLVEREAESTTAISPGLAIPHVICPGENRFDLMMVRCLPGIDFGGHTGPVQFVFVLAGSRDERNFHLRALMAIAQVVRNPVFQSVVHTVGDVEEVREAILLAQRQRH